The stretch of DNA TAGGCGACCGTCACCGGCTCGTCGAGCGGGGCGGAGCCGGTGGTGGCGACGGTGACCTTCACCGCCGCCGTGCCGCCCCCGCCGACCGGGTAGACCGCCGCGTCGGTGGTGACGGAGGCGCGCAGCGACTGGTCGGCCCGGCCGTACAACTGCACGTCGTCCATGGCGAACCTGCCCTTGACGCCGGTCGGCAGGGTGACGGCGTAGCCCCACATCCCGGTGAGACCGAGGACGTGGTCGATGCCGCCGACCGGCTGGTAGTCCGTGCGGTAGGTGAAGTCGGCGAAGGGCAGCTCGATCTGTTTCCAGCCCGTGAAGTCGTCGGTGAAGGAGGTCGTCCACAGCTCGGACGCCTCGCCGTGCGCACCGCCGTCCTTGATCTCGAAGGCGATCTTCCTGCCGTTGTCCTGGCCCTCCCACCAGAACCGGATGCCCTGGTGGGCGGACCAGTCGTGGGCGGGCAGGTCGGCCGCGAAGTCGTGCGTGAAGCCGCCGTAGCCGCTGATGTCGTAGGTACCGGAGAGGACCTTGGCGCCCTCGGGCGCGTCGGAACGGTCGGCGAGCCGCAGGGTGGGCGGATCGTCGCTGTCGCCACCCCAGGTGAAGATGCCCTCGGCGGGCTGGCCGGCGAAGGGCACCTCGCCCTCGAAGCGGTCGATGGACACGGGGGCGGGGGCCGGGTCGTCGGCGTAGTCGGCCGCCCGCGCCGACGCGAACGGGAGCAGGGCGGCGAGCAGACCGGCGGAGACGAGCAGGGCGGTTCTTCGCATGGACGGACCTTCCCTCGGCTCTGGGACTTCCCTGGGCTCATGATTCACTCACGACTTAGATCACGCCTTGAGTGAACTAGCGTCAGCCCGCCGCCGTCAAGACTTCACACTGGACTGGGGAGGGGCCCAACTCCTGGCCGAATACGGGCAGTTACCCGTTCGGCACCTGAACGCGCACCCTCTTGACTCGGCCCCGAAGCCGTCATTTACTCACCGCTCGCACGCCCCTGTCCCCCACCTCACGAAGGGCGGCACCCGATGCACTCCTTTCCCGACGGACGCGGTCTTCCCGGCAGACGCGGTCGCGCGCTGCGGCTGCTGCTCGCCGGACTGCTGTCCACGGCGGGCCTGACGGCCCTGGGCGCCCCGGCCGCGCAGGCGGCGGGCGAGCCCGTCACCGCCTGGCTGACCACGACCGACGACTCCGGCGGGCGCCACGTGGTGCGCGGGCTCGAACAGCAGACGCCGTTCGCCTTCCAGTCCGGCACCGGAGGCGGCGGCGAGAACATCACCGTCGACGAGAACACCCGCTACCAGACCTTCACCGGCGGCGGCGCCTCCTTCACCGACACCGCGGCCTGGCTGATGAAGAGCAGCGGCGCGCTGTCGCAGGCGACCCGGGACGCGACCATGCGGAAGCTGTTCTCGCCCACGGACGGGATCGGGCTCTCCTTCCTGCGCAACCCGATGGGCGCCTCCGACCTGGCGCGGGGCGGCTACACCTACGACGACGTGCCGGCCGGGCAGAGCGACCCGTCGCTCTCGAAGTTCTCCATCGCCCACGATCTGGCCGACGTGGTGCCGCTGACCCGGCAGGCGCTCCAGCTCAACCCGGCGCTCACGGTGATGGCCTCGCCCTGGACCGCGCCCGCCTGGATGAAGGACAGCGGGCAGCTCAACGGCGGCTGGTTGAAGGCGGAGGACTACGGGGCGTACGCCACGTACTTCGTGAAGTACCTCCAGGCCTACCGGGACCAGGGCGTCCCGGTCGCCTACGTGACCGCGCAGAACGAGCCCACCTGCTGTTCCGGCTACCCCTCGATGAGCTGGAACGCCGGCGGCCTGGCCTACTTCACCAAGAGCGAGCTGCTGCCCAAGCTCCAGGCCGCGGGCCTGTCCACCAAGGTGCTGGCGCACGACTGGAACTGGGACACCTACGACTCCTACGCCGCCCAGACGGTGGACGACGCGGCCGTCCGCGCGCACCCGAACTTCGGCGGCATCGCCTGGCACGGCTACGGCGGCAACGTCGCCCAGCAGACCACCGTGCACAACCGGTATCCGCAGCTGGACGCCTTCGGCACCGAGCACTCGGGCGGCACCTGGATCGGCCACCAGCAGCGCGAGGACATGCTCAACATCGTCGACTACACCCGGAACTGGGCGAAGTCGGTGACCAAGTGGTCGCTGGCGGTGGACCAGAACATGGGGCCGCACAACGGCGGTTGCGGCACCTGCACCGGGCTGATCACGGTGCACAACGGCGACGGCCGTTCGGGGCAGGTCGACTACACGGTCGAGTACTACGACATGGGCCACCTGACGAAGTTCGTACGGCCGGGCGCGCAGCGGATCGCCTCCACCGCCTCCTCGGCGGTGCCCAACGTGGCCTGGCGCAACCCGGACGGCGGCAAGGCCCTGATCGCCTACAACGACGCCACCACCGCGAAGACCGTCACGATCAACTGGGGT from Streptomyces sp. 6-11-2 encodes:
- a CDS encoding ricin-type beta-trefoil lectin domain protein gives rise to the protein MHSFPDGRGLPGRRGRALRLLLAGLLSTAGLTALGAPAAQAAGEPVTAWLTTTDDSGGRHVVRGLEQQTPFAFQSGTGGGGENITVDENTRYQTFTGGGASFTDTAAWLMKSSGALSQATRDATMRKLFSPTDGIGLSFLRNPMGASDLARGGYTYDDVPAGQSDPSLSKFSIAHDLADVVPLTRQALQLNPALTVMASPWTAPAWMKDSGQLNGGWLKAEDYGAYATYFVKYLQAYRDQGVPVAYVTAQNEPTCCSGYPSMSWNAGGLAYFTKSELLPKLQAAGLSTKVLAHDWNWDTYDSYAAQTVDDAAVRAHPNFGGIAWHGYGGNVAQQTTVHNRYPQLDAFGTEHSGGTWIGHQQREDMLNIVDYTRNWAKSVTKWSLAVDQNMGPHNGGCGTCTGLITVHNGDGRSGQVDYTVEYYDMGHLTKFVRPGAQRIASTASSAVPNVAWRNPDGGKALIAYNDATTAKTVTINWGSQHATYSLPGRTSATFTWSGTQSGGGSKSGAFVGLAGKCLDVAGGSSANGTAVQLYDCNSSTAQQWTVQPDGSVRALGKCLDVTSASTANGAKVQLYDCNGTGAQQWSYNASTGDVVNLAADKCLDVTDNSSANGARAQIWSCTGAANQKWRLQ